A portion of the Halodesulfovibrio aestuarii DSM 17919 = ATCC 29578 genome contains these proteins:
- a CDS encoding autotransporter outer membrane beta-barrel domain-containing protein: MRNYAGLFLASASLFCVSLLFCPFVLVAGTDIDIAEGETATVTAGTIANFTLGAGNHLDDLGSITAEEDSYLFEGVTSPVAVVVDSATGEVRFENVGTITATNTDGNACGILNNTAGVTIRVDGTATGTVTATGTKTAGTDQTYVQGFGGKRRDYTSKLIGSSFNINVYATSNGNEAAYAKGLRSGIVELTNLVGDIEARATSENKDANVSAIDCRTTGTFGTIFGDITSIAQSHNAAGVASEAIAAFGIYGATGISIETLDASSTITATAYSDTLNSLEGSTSFRNLTSYGLETWHGDININQLDGTINTSARSNTSTVATVKGICAREGDLTILNMSGTVRAIGDTVFAEDSTTTVYAIDAYDESATPTKGNLTLTSSGVIEAIAPRSSKAYAIFAGNVGDVTLLNGSKTTGQVVLMGDSSSLRLEKGATLTNTGNSALSYTLGTWVNGDVTNDGTIIVTGKNAVGVYVKDSGSTLTNTGTIKADGASSTAIWVHGGVATHSGSIITSNGATACNVDSGGEFVLSGSSTNSISGDVELDNGTLRVSNGKWTLSELNAQNDSIITVRNDKNTDSGSQLAIGKLSLHGSTINMNLSSPLLRSPLPSSTVAEHPEDANIVNIASFATSNQIDGHLVAGKNAILSLGTSSSQDAITAINDTGLWGASGASAVLYIGKPYTLTAGSSLHVDGTLTSTPATPTNPDATFGANSLLIINAKTIPEGGAAITSTSTARLTVDPGAYLQILRAAPGTIKVAEFAPNLTSGWSLSNIYMRNVLLYPESSSLLHSFTVTLGLYGSAAVFGAEGSTAKFLDDYTIAGMTGSLTSASERFMDSLLTSADSDAAYNVEKAANLAGFGGVGHIAYDITKTSRSLTSRRIPASGSSLLYRAKDLKEQQNDIYVTPLYQYSRVKSIKTGHFSNSFSTNIYGLAIGAETASEEYLLGAAVNFGKADTDGSKASSGFFTNNDYVSVLVYGAYILPEDFQLKGELIYVNLESDISSQDFSGDADGSVYSVGLECSRPIEYKSVILTPYMGLDYAYYRQDSYSSSNSDGKLFKVDSADMSTCLLPLGMTLTKKFDTDSGWRFNANIDAGVTFAFGETDLRTDAKLVDSSFSNDISLTTDIADPVTGNLQVGMAVEKGPVTFMLDLNGNISEHSTYRGAMVKCALTF; this comes from the coding sequence ATGAGAAACTATGCCGGTCTTTTTCTTGCCAGTGCCAGTTTGTTTTGTGTGAGCCTTTTATTTTGCCCGTTTGTTCTTGTTGCAGGTACAGATATTGATATAGCGGAGGGGGAGACCGCTACTGTTACTGCGGGAACGATTGCAAATTTTACGCTTGGTGCCGGTAATCATCTTGATGACTTAGGATCCATTACTGCTGAAGAGGACAGTTATTTATTTGAAGGTGTAACCTCTCCTGTAGCAGTTGTTGTTGATTCTGCGACAGGAGAGGTGCGATTTGAAAATGTCGGCACCATAACTGCCACGAATACAGATGGTAACGCATGTGGTATTCTTAATAACACTGCCGGTGTGACCATTCGAGTAGACGGTACTGCAACTGGAACTGTAACAGCAACAGGAACTAAAACTGCTGGTACTGATCAAACTTATGTGCAGGGCTTTGGGGGGAAGAGAAGGGATTATACCAGCAAGTTGATTGGTAGCTCATTCAATATAAATGTTTACGCAACATCCAATGGGAACGAAGCTGCATATGCAAAAGGACTTAGGAGCGGGATAGTAGAGCTAACCAATCTTGTAGGGGATATTGAGGCCCGGGCTACATCGGAAAATAAAGATGCAAATGTTTCTGCAATTGATTGTAGAACTACAGGTACCTTTGGAACAATTTTCGGCGATATAACATCCATTGCACAAAGTCATAACGCAGCAGGGGTTGCATCAGAGGCTATAGCAGCATTTGGTATATATGGAGCAACTGGAATTAGCATTGAGACCTTGGATGCGTCTTCAACTATCACAGCAACAGCATATTCAGATACTCTGAATTCCCTTGAGGGCTCCACGTCCTTTAGAAATCTTACTTCTTATGGCCTTGAAACATGGCACGGGGATATTAACATTAACCAGCTGGATGGAACAATTAATACGAGTGCCAGATCGAATACGAGCACCGTTGCTACTGTAAAAGGGATATGCGCCCGGGAAGGTGACTTAACGATTTTAAACATGTCAGGAACAGTTAGAGCCATTGGCGATACAGTGTTTGCTGAAGATTCAACAACAACTGTATATGCAATAGATGCTTACGACGAAAGTGCTACACCAACAAAAGGTAATTTAACGTTAACGTCAAGTGGCGTTATAGAGGCCATAGCTCCACGATCCTCAAAGGCGTACGCAATTTTTGCTGGAAATGTTGGGGATGTAACGCTTTTAAATGGATCTAAGACAACAGGGCAAGTCGTTTTAATGGGGGACTCTAGCTCGTTGCGATTGGAGAAAGGAGCAACACTTACAAATACAGGTAATTCTGCGCTTTCATATACGTTGGGAACATGGGTAAATGGTGATGTGACAAATGACGGTACCATTATAGTAACTGGGAAAAATGCCGTCGGGGTCTATGTCAAAGATTCGGGCTCCACATTGACAAATACTGGAACAATTAAAGCAGATGGTGCAAGTTCTACCGCTATTTGGGTTCATGGTGGAGTTGCCACGCATAGCGGCTCAATTATTACCAGTAATGGAGCAACAGCGTGTAACGTCGACTCGGGAGGCGAGTTTGTTTTGTCTGGCTCATCTACAAATAGTATTTCTGGCGATGTCGAGTTGGATAACGGAACCTTGCGCGTAAGCAATGGCAAGTGGACTCTTTCCGAACTGAATGCACAGAATGATAGTATTATTACAGTAAGAAATGACAAAAATACAGATAGTGGCAGTCAGCTGGCAATAGGAAAATTGAGTTTGCATGGATCTACAATAAATATGAATTTAAGTAGTCCTCTGTTGCGCAGCCCTTTACCATCTTCAACAGTTGCAGAACATCCTGAAGATGCAAATATTGTTAATATCGCTTCCTTTGCCACTTCTAACCAAATTGATGGACATCTTGTAGCAGGAAAAAATGCCATTCTCAGCTTGGGAACTTCCAGCTCTCAGGATGCTATTACAGCAATAAATGATACGGGACTGTGGGGAGCAAGTGGGGCTTCAGCGGTATTGTATATTGGCAAACCATATACTCTTACAGCCGGGTCGAGTTTACATGTTGATGGGACTCTAACTTCAACTCCAGCTACTCCGACAAATCCAGATGCAACTTTTGGTGCGAACTCATTACTTATTATTAATGCAAAAACAATCCCGGAGGGGGGAGCTGCAATAACATCCACCTCTACAGCCAGACTTACAGTCGATCCCGGTGCTTATTTACAAATTTTACGGGCAGCTCCCGGTACCATTAAGGTTGCTGAATTTGCTCCAAATCTTACCAGTGGTTGGTCTTTGAGTAATATTTATATGCGCAATGTTCTTCTTTATCCAGAAAGTAGCAGTTTATTGCATTCCTTTACGGTAACGTTAGGACTATATGGCTCAGCTGCAGTGTTTGGTGCAGAAGGCTCAACAGCGAAATTCCTTGACGACTATACAATCGCTGGAATGACGGGGAGTCTGACCTCTGCCAGTGAGCGTTTTATGGACTCTTTGTTAACCAGTGCTGATTCTGATGCCGCATATAATGTAGAAAAAGCTGCCAACCTTGCCGGATTTGGTGGCGTTGGCCACATCGCGTATGACATAACAAAGACGAGTAGAAGTCTTACTTCCCGACGCATCCCCGCATCCGGTTCATCGTTGCTTTATCGGGCAAAAGATTTGAAGGAACAGCAGAATGATATTTATGTTACCCCGCTTTACCAATATTCCAGAGTGAAAAGCATAAAAACAGGGCACTTTTCAAATAGTTTTTCAACAAACATCTATGGTCTTGCCATTGGCGCGGAAACTGCCAGTGAAGAATATTTGCTCGGCGCTGCTGTCAATTTTGGTAAAGCAGATACAGACGGCAGTAAAGCCAGCTCAGGTTTTTTTACTAATAATGATTATGTCAGCGTTCTTGTCTATGGAGCCTATATTTTGCCAGAAGATTTTCAGCTTAAAGGTGAGTTGATCTATGTAAATCTGGAGTCAGATATCAGTTCTCAAGATTTTTCTGGCGATGCTGACGGTAGTGTCTATTCCGTGGGACTGGAGTGTTCCCGACCGATTGAATACAAATCTGTCATTCTTACCCCGTATATGGGCTTAGACTATGCCTACTACAGACAAGACAGCTATAGCTCCAGCAATTCAGATGGTAAGCTCTTTAAAGTCGACAGTGCAGACATGTCTACTTGCCTACTCCCGTTAGGTATGACCTTGACCAAAAAGTTCGATACGGATTCCGGCTGGCGGTTTAATGCGAATATTGATGCAGGTGTGACGTTTGCCTTTGGTGAAACCGACCTTAGAACAGATGCCAAACTGGTTGATTCGTCTTTTAGTAATGATATATCACTTACAACAGATATAGCAGATCCTGTGACAGGAAATCTGCAGGTCGGAATGGCCGTTGAAAAAGGGCCTGTGACGTTTATGCTTGATTTGAATGGAAATATTTCTGAACACAGCACGTATCGCGGAGCCATGGTTAAGTGTGCATTGACATTCTAG
- a CDS encoding PH domain-containing protein: MGFFDAILGNASEVNADQLQEELSPIMFEGEMIERAFKVIRDMYVFTSARLILIDKQGVTGKKIDYLTIPYKAISTFSVETAGHFDMDSELTLWVSGRHEPIKKELKKGSDVVGIQKLLATKLLA, translated from the coding sequence ATGGGATTTTTTGACGCTATATTAGGCAATGCATCAGAAGTTAATGCAGACCAATTGCAAGAGGAATTATCTCCGATTATGTTCGAAGGTGAAATGATCGAGCGCGCATTTAAAGTAATTCGGGACATGTATGTATTTACAAGTGCCCGCCTTATTTTAATTGATAAGCAAGGGGTAACCGGTAAGAAAATTGACTACCTTACCATCCCCTACAAAGCCATCAGCACCTTTTCCGTTGAAACAGCGGGACATTTTGATATGGATTCAGAGCTAACACTTTGGGTTTCCGGACGACATGAGCCGATCAAAAAAGAGCTTAAAAAAGGCAGCGACGTTGTCGGCATTCAAAAGCTTCTTGCAACTAAGCTATTAGCCTAA
- a CDS encoding 4Fe-4S binding protein, whose translation MPNSSSSTLSRLWPRRVIQAVSFFMLAEFSYYGIFRCPFAVPYVSCANCPVVQCPGKKLWYIVLGGIAVSALFFGRAFCGYACPVGTISDLFSSVALMKRKISPAIKTVLQKGKYIVAIGAAYLFFAMQNPRWAVPIRTGEFINSTMLTFEHASWLWLSRTIIVAGAIALGLVIPYFFCRFICPTGGVLELFSRFSFFKYTMTSSCFDCGKCDKACKQDTRPAQANCTNCGACKDTCPVDAISITHPFDKKD comes from the coding sequence ATGCCTAATTCCAGCTCATCAACACTCAGTCGTTTATGGCCTCGAAGAGTAATACAGGCTGTATCATTCTTCATGCTGGCAGAATTTTCATACTACGGCATTTTTAGATGCCCCTTTGCAGTGCCGTACGTAAGCTGTGCAAACTGTCCTGTTGTGCAATGTCCGGGGAAAAAACTCTGGTATATTGTTCTTGGGGGCATTGCAGTCTCAGCGCTATTTTTTGGTAGAGCTTTTTGCGGGTACGCCTGTCCTGTGGGAACGATTTCCGATCTCTTCAGTTCCGTTGCGCTTATGAAACGGAAAATTTCTCCAGCTATCAAGACCGTTCTCCAAAAGGGAAAATATATTGTTGCTATCGGTGCCGCATACCTTTTCTTTGCTATGCAAAACCCACGCTGGGCTGTCCCGATTCGCACCGGTGAATTCATAAATTCCACCATGCTTACGTTTGAACATGCAAGCTGGCTCTGGCTTTCCAGAACGATAATAGTCGCTGGAGCCATCGCGCTCGGTCTTGTTATCCCTTACTTCTTTTGCCGGTTCATATGCCCGACAGGTGGAGTGCTTGAATTATTCAGCCGCTTCTCATTTTTCAAGTATACCATGACATCATCATGTTTTGATTGCGGAAAATGTGACAAAGCCTGCAAGCAGGATACACGTCCCGCGCAAGCAAACTGTACAAACTGCGGAGCCTGCAAAGACACCTGCCCCGTAGATGCAATTTCAATAACGCATCCGTTCGATAAAAAAGATTAA